A window of Desulfobulbus oralis genomic DNA:
CCAGGCCTCGCTGTCGCCATAGCGCAGTTGCCACCTGCCGTCTGCCGAGCTGAACAGATCCGGCCGCTCCTTCGTGTTGGTGAAGGCACCCCGTACCGCTTCCTTGCCAACCCGGATCACTCCCTGGCCGTCCTCATCCCGGATGATGTCCGGGGAGCCGTCATCCTGCAGAACATAGGTGTCAAAACCCCGGCCCCCCTCGAGGATGTTTCGACCAGTGCCGGAATCAAGATGATCAGCCCCTCCGCCTGTCTTGATACTGTCGTCACCAGCGCCGCCATACACATGCTGTACCACATTGTAGAAGCGGCCGTCGTATGTATCCCCATTGTTCGAGCCGAAAATGTAGCGGGGAGCGCCGGCAACTGGCAGCTCCTCCCAATAGGGAAGCCCGGTGTTGTCATACTTTTGCACCAGCTCAAAGGGTTGAAGCTCAAGACCTGAGGCTGCATCCAGGTAATAAATTTTGTCAGCCGAGATGGTGGCATTCTCAACCCCTGCCTGAACAGCCGCCACAAGAAATGACGCCCGGTCTGTTAGGCTCAGGCCTCATTACTTGCCAAAAAGCAGAAAATCTGGTTAGTTGTGCTCAAGGAGGACGCCATGAGCCAACTTTTCTACCTTTCTGCCGAACAACTCGAACGTATCAAGCCCTTCTTCCCACGTTCACATGGTATTCCGCGGGTCGATGACCGGAAAGTCATCAGCGGCATCATTTATGTCATCAAACATGGCCTGCAGTGGAAAGACGCGCCGCGCGAGTATGGCCCGTACAAGACGCTCTACAATCGTTTTTTGCGCTGGAGCCGGATGGGCGTCTTCAACAATATTTTTACCGAATTGGCAAAAACAGCGGGACAGGATGGCCAGGTAATGATCGATGCGACCCACCTCAAGGCTCATCGTACCGCCGCCAGTTTGCTCAAAAAAGGGCTCTTTCCCGCTGCATCGGCGCCGCACAAAGGGTGGGCTGAACTCCAAACTCCATGCCCTTTGCGACGGTCACGGCAGGCCCCTGGCCATGACGCTCACAGAAGGCCAGGTGAGCGACTACAAGGGAGCCGCCCTGCTTATGGACGCCATAGATGCTTTGCCTGAGGCCAGGGCGCTGCTGGCGGACCGTGGTTATGACGCCGACTGGTTCCGTGATGCCCTGCGTGCCAGAGGCATTACGCCCTGCATCCCGCCCAGACGGAGCCGGAAGAGACCCTGCCCGTACGATAAAGATCTGTATAAACAGCGGCATAAGATCGAGATCATGTTTGGCAGGATCAAAGACTGGCGGAGAATAGCCATGCGTTATGACCGCTGCGCGCATACCTTCTTTTCAGCTCTGTGCCTCGCGGCTTCCGTCATATTCTATCTCGATTAATGAGGCCTGAGCCTAGATACTGTTCGCTCATGCCGTTTGGAGCTGTGTTGGCATCGTACAGATCCAGCTCCCCGTTTTGGTTGTGCCTGGCGATATCCACCCCGGTCTCCACCACCACGTGGCGCAGCCTGGCCAGGGCATAGCGCGCAGCCAGACCAGTGGCATCGTCCCGTTTCGCCAGATTGACCAGATCCTCTGCCCCGACCACCGCCTCCGCATCCTGGCCATAGCCCTCCAAGCCTATGGCACGCCCTATCGCCTGGGCATTGCGCAGATGGTTCATACCGCCGCCGGAGGTCAGCGCGGGCTGCGGTTCATAGGGGCTCTTGATGAGTTGTTGCATCTTCTCCTCGCCCAGGTTGGTGTAGGTCACCAGCAGGGCGTCGCGCAGGCTCTGGGGCAGATCGTCCCACTGGCCGGCATAGGCGCTGTTGTTCCTGAAAAACGCCTCGGCATGCTCCTTCATGTACAGACCATAGAGCTTGGCCGTCAGCTCGCCGCCAGGGTGCATCAAATCATTGACGAGTCTTGCATAGTCGTTGAGGTAGGGTTCCAGGTTCAGAGCCTTATACTGCTCTTTGCCAGCATGCTGCACAATCAGGTCGATCGCAGTGGCGATCTTGAAGTTACCCGGGCCGGCATCGATCAGCGCCGGGTTGAGAATTTTGTCCATCAGCGTGGGTTTGCCCTGAAACTCCCGGGCTTCTCTATAGAGATCCTGCCATTCGGCATGTGAACGCTCTGTTGCAAGTTCCGCATGGTAGGTGCTCAGCCAAACTTCGGCAGCGTCACGTTCCGGGCCATCCATAACCAGAGGGAGCGTGGCTGCCCCCAAAGAAGAGAGCATCCTGGATTTGGCATACCTGTCAAGCAGGTCATCTTTCCAGTCATAGGCCGTGTTCTCCTCGGCCATGGCGCCTGCAATCGCCCCGGCGGAAATGCCGGTCGTCTGTGCGGCGAAATCAATCGCCTCCTTCGCATCCCTGATAAACGTGAAGGCGCTGTCCTTGTAGGTTTCGTTGGTGGCGCTGTACATATACCTGAGCTTTGCCATACTGCCCTCCATAAAAAGTTGTTCATGGCCTAATGGCCGTTGCACATGCCGATGAACCACTGCGACTCGATCCGGCGGTACACGCATTCATAGTCCTGCCACTTCCTGGGCAGACGGTTGAGCGTGGGCAGCACGCGCGCCGTGAATTGATGGATTGTGGCCACCCCCTCCTTCTCGTGAAACACTGCCCCATGCTCCTCTCTGTACGTGGTCTGAAGCGGTCCGAGCAGAATTCCGTTCTCGATGCGCGGCACTTCCGAGAAAAAATAGTACTCCTTCCAGATCACGCCGAAGAGCAGGCTGCCACGGTAGTGCCTGCTGGTATCACTCCGATCAGGATGCTTGATTCTCGGAGTCGTTGCGGGCTGAATACGCAGGTCCCCGTACTTATCAAACGCGGCAAAGGGCGGCAGTTCCCGTCTCTTCCGTTCACGCCTGACGGCCGTTGCCACGGCATAGGGGTCGGGGTACCAGACGCCAAAACCATGCGCAATGTGGTCAATACCCGCCCTGTTGAAGAGTTCCAGGGTGTCGCCCTCCTTGTACCAGTCCCAGGGGGTATTGTCGGCAGGATACTCCCGGTAACGCCGCACCGCCTCGATAAAGTCCGCCCGGTGTGCCCTGAAATTCGCAATCATCTCCTCGTCGCTCGGCAGCGGATTCCAGATCAACAGGCGGTAGTAGTTGCAGCCCATGAGGCACAGAAAGACTGCCAAGGCGATACCCGCCGCCTTGATGCCAGACAGACCAAATTTTTTCCTGGCCAGCCTGTAGCCTATAAACGGCGCAGCAAGTGGAAGCACGAGATACCACGTAACATCGACCAGAACATAGACGAAAAAAGTCAGCATAAGGCCCGATTCCTGGGAAAGATGGCTAATGTTGTGTTCATGGCCTAATGGCCGTTGCACATACGGATGAACCACTGCGGCTCGATCCGGCGGTACACGCATTCATAGTCCTGCCACTTCCTGGGCAGGCGGTTGAGCGTGGGCAGCACGCGTGCCGTAAATTGATGGACTGTGGCCACCCCCTCCTTCTCGTGAAACACTGCCCCATGCGCCCCACTGCCCGCGGTCTGAAGCGCTCCGAGCAGAATCCCGTTCTCGATGCGCGGCG
This region includes:
- a CDS encoding IS5 family transposase (programmed frameshift) translates to MSQLFYLSAEQLERIKPFFPRSHGIPRVDDRKVISGIIYVIKHGLQWKDAPREYGPYKTLYNRFLRWSRMGVFNNIFTELAKTAGQDGQVMIDATHLKAHRTAASLLSKKGSFPLHRRRTKGGLNSKLHALCDGHGRPLAMTLTEGQVSDYKGAALLMDAIDALPEARALLADRGYDADWFRDALRARGITPCIPPRRSRKRPCPYDKDLYKQRHKIEIMFGRIKDWRRIAMRYDRCAHTFFSALCLAASVIFYLD